One segment of Streptomyces sp. YIM 121038 DNA contains the following:
- a CDS encoding acyl-CoA dehydrogenase family protein — translation MDLDFTPEEEEFRLRARAWLAAHVPRAPLPSLETAEGFAAHRAWEGTLAADRWSVVSWPEEFGGQGADLVKWLLFEEEYYAAGAPGRVSQNGISLLAPTLFDHGTPQQRARVLPPMARGEVVWAQAWSEPEAGSDLAALRSTARTAPGGWRLSGQKTWSSRAAFADRAFGLFRSDPRAERPHQGLTYVMFPLDAPGVTIRPIGRLDGKPAFAEVFLDDVFIPEEDVIGAPGDGWRIAMAATGDERGLALRSPGRFLATADRLVRLWHAHGDPADTALRDRVADAVIGARAYQLFTWAHASRAEAGEKLGAHSSLNKVFWSEYDIAVHEAALDLLGADGELTDTGERPGPAPDAPDPAPWTEGYVFSLAGPIYAGTNEIQRDIIAERLLGLPKGRR, via the coding sequence ATGGACCTCGACTTCACCCCGGAGGAAGAGGAGTTCAGACTGCGGGCCCGGGCCTGGCTCGCCGCGCACGTCCCCCGCGCTCCGCTGCCGTCCCTGGAGACCGCGGAGGGCTTCGCCGCCCATCGCGCCTGGGAGGGCACGCTGGCGGCGGACCGCTGGTCGGTGGTGTCCTGGCCCGAGGAGTTCGGCGGACAGGGCGCCGACCTCGTCAAGTGGCTCCTCTTCGAGGAGGAGTACTACGCGGCGGGCGCCCCTGGCCGCGTCTCGCAGAACGGCATCAGCCTCCTGGCCCCCACCCTCTTCGACCACGGCACCCCTCAGCAGCGCGCCCGGGTCCTCCCGCCGATGGCGCGCGGCGAGGTCGTCTGGGCCCAGGCCTGGTCGGAGCCGGAGGCCGGGTCCGACCTCGCGGCGCTGCGCTCCACGGCCAGGACCGCGCCCGGCGGCTGGCGCCTGAGCGGGCAGAAGACGTGGTCGTCGCGGGCCGCCTTCGCCGACCGCGCCTTCGGCCTGTTCCGCAGCGACCCGCGCGCGGAGCGGCCGCACCAGGGGCTCACGTACGTCATGTTCCCGCTCGACGCGCCCGGCGTCACCATCCGCCCCATCGGCCGCCTCGACGGCAAGCCCGCCTTCGCCGAGGTCTTCCTGGACGACGTGTTCATCCCCGAGGAGGACGTGATCGGCGCCCCCGGCGACGGCTGGCGCATCGCCATGGCGGCCACCGGCGACGAGCGCGGTCTGGCCCTGCGCTCCCCCGGCCGCTTCCTCGCCACCGCCGACCGCCTCGTCCGGCTCTGGCACGCCCACGGCGACCCCGCCGACACGGCGCTGCGCGACCGGGTGGCGGACGCGGTGATCGGCGCCCGCGCTTACCAGCTCTTCACCTGGGCCCACGCCTCGCGGGCGGAAGCGGGCGAGAAGCTCGGCGCGCACTCCAGCCTGAACAAGGTCTTCTGGTCGGAGTACGACATCGCGGTGCACGAGGCGGCCCTCGACCTCCTGGGCGCGGACGGGGAGTTGACGGACACCGGTGAGCGCCCCGGCCCCGCCCCGGACGCCCCCGACCCCGCGCCCTGGACGGAGGGGTACGTCTTCTCCCTCGCAGGCCCCATCTACGCGGGGACGAACGAGATCCAGCGCGACATCATCGCCGAGCGCCTGCTCGGCCTCCCCAAGGGGCGGCGCTGA
- a CDS encoding acyl-CoA dehydrogenase family protein translates to MRFLLDDEQRAFARSLDGALKAADTPAVARAWAAGDHAPGAAVWRRLADAGVFALAAAEEFEGVGQLPVDTAVAFVELGRHAVPGPLVETVAAAALLSRLAELGVPGPAKRLLPSLVTGEARATLALAGTGPYVLDADAAGLLLAVDAGRLRLAPGHARVRASLDPARRLARPLPGGEVLASGPAVEEAARWALRWAALTTAAQCLGVGCALLDRTVAHVRQRTQFGVPVGSFQAVKHRLAEVLVGLEFARPLVFGAAVSLGAEEAWGDVAAAKVCAAESAYRSARAALQLHGAIGYTAEYDISLWLLKARALRGAWGGPGQWRARVVPPPP, encoded by the coding sequence ATGAGGTTCCTTCTGGACGACGAGCAGCGGGCGTTCGCCCGGAGTCTCGACGGCGCGCTGAAGGCCGCGGACACCCCCGCGGTGGCGCGGGCCTGGGCCGCCGGGGACCACGCGCCGGGGGCCGCGGTGTGGCGACGCCTCGCGGACGCGGGGGTGTTCGCCCTCGCGGCGGCCGAGGAGTTCGAGGGCGTGGGGCAGTTGCCCGTCGACACCGCCGTCGCCTTCGTGGAGCTGGGGCGGCACGCCGTCCCCGGGCCGCTGGTCGAGACCGTGGCCGCGGCCGCGCTCCTCTCCCGCCTCGCCGAACTCGGCGTGCCGGGGCCCGCGAAGCGGCTCCTTCCGTCCCTGGTGACGGGCGAGGCGCGGGCGACCCTCGCCCTCGCCGGCACCGGGCCGTACGTCCTCGACGCGGACGCCGCCGGTCTCCTCCTGGCCGTCGACGCCGGGCGGCTGCGGCTCGCCCCCGGGCACGCGCGCGTGCGGGCCTCCCTCGACCCGGCGCGGCGGCTCGCGCGGCCGCTGCCCGGCGGGGAGGTGCTCGCGTCCGGGCCCGCGGTGGAGGAGGCGGCGCGATGGGCCCTGCGCTGGGCGGCGCTCACCACCGCGGCGCAGTGCCTCGGCGTGGGGTGCGCGCTGCTCGACCGCACGGTGGCCCATGTGCGGCAGCGGACGCAGTTCGGGGTGCCGGTCGGGTCCTTCCAGGCCGTCAAGCACCGCCTCGCCGAGGTGCTCGTGGGGCTCGAGTTCGCGCGGCCCCTGGTGTTCGGAGCCGCGGTGTCGCTCGGCGCGGAGGAGGCCTGGGGGGACGTGGCCGCCGCCAAGGTCTGCGCGGCCGAGTCCGCGTACCGCTCGGCGCGGGCCGCGCTCCAACTGCACGGCGCCATCGGGTACACCGCCGAGTACGACATATCCCTCTGGCTCCTCAAGGCCCGTGCCCTGCGCGGCGCTTGGGGAGGTCCCGGCCAGTGGCGCGCCCGGGTCGTGCCCCCGCCGCCCTGA
- a CDS encoding anhydro-N-acetylmuramic acid kinase, protein MRVIGLMSGTSYDAIDAGAVDLALDGDRLVMTPLGLISRGYDDALRSALATALPPATTSLADVCRLDTLIGQAFAAAAVEADRELCDGRAELVASHGQTVYHWVADGRVRGTLQIGQPAWIAEATGLCVVADFRPRDVAAGGQGAPLVSLVDQMWLRGRPGTPVALNLGGIANITAPDGTAFDTGPANALIDAAVRELTPQGRAAHLPFDRDGELAARGTVHEGLLARLLAEPYYALPAPKTTGKELFHPAYLREALAGLGPLGAEDVVATLTRLTAVTVADAVRTTGATEVIASGGGVRNPTLMAMLRSELGTAVPVRGSDDLGLPSAAKEAYAFAVLGFLTAHGLPGTVATSTGARHPSVLGSLTPGRAGFRLPAPTEAGAPTRLVVNGHTR, encoded by the coding sequence GTGCGTGTGATCGGCCTGATGTCCGGCACCTCCTACGACGCCATCGACGCCGGCGCCGTCGACCTCGCCCTCGACGGCGACCGCCTCGTCATGACCCCCCTGGGCCTCATCAGCCGCGGCTACGACGACGCGCTCCGCTCGGCCCTGGCCACCGCCCTGCCCCCGGCGACCACCAGCCTGGCCGACGTCTGCCGCCTCGACACGCTCATCGGGCAGGCCTTCGCCGCGGCGGCCGTGGAGGCGGACCGGGAGCTGTGCGACGGCCGCGCCGAGTTGGTGGCCTCGCACGGCCAGACCGTCTACCACTGGGTGGCGGACGGCCGGGTGCGCGGCACCCTGCAGATCGGGCAGCCCGCGTGGATCGCGGAGGCCACGGGGCTCTGCGTGGTCGCGGACTTCCGCCCGCGCGACGTGGCCGCGGGCGGCCAGGGCGCGCCCCTGGTGAGCCTGGTCGACCAGATGTGGCTGCGCGGCAGGCCGGGCACCCCCGTGGCGCTGAACCTGGGCGGCATCGCCAACATCACCGCCCCCGACGGCACCGCCTTCGACACGGGCCCGGCCAACGCGCTGATCGACGCGGCGGTGCGGGAGCTCACGCCGCAGGGCCGCGCGGCCCATCTGCCCTTCGACAGGGACGGGGAGCTCGCCGCGCGCGGCACCGTGCACGAGGGCCTCCTCGCCCGGCTGCTCGCCGAGCCGTACTACGCGCTGCCCGCGCCCAAGACGACGGGCAAGGAGCTGTTCCATCCGGCGTATCTGCGCGAGGCCCTGGCGGGCCTCGGACCGCTGGGCGCCGAGGACGTGGTGGCGACGCTGACGCGGCTCACGGCCGTGACGGTCGCCGACGCGGTGCGCACGACCGGTGCCACGGAGGTCATCGCCTCCGGCGGCGGGGTCCGCAACCCCACGCTCATGGCGATGCTCCGCTCCGAGCTGGGCACGGCCGTGCCGGTCCGCGGCTCCGACGACCTCGGCCTCCCCTCGGCGGCCAAGGAGGCGTACGCCTTCGCCGTCCTGGGCTTCCTGACGGCCCACGGCCTGCCCGGCACGGTGGCGACGAGCACCGGAGCCCGGCACCCGAGCGTGCTCGGCTCCCTCACCCCGGGCCGCGCGGGCTTCCGTCTGCCGGCCCCCACGGAGGCGGGCGCACCGACACGCCTCGTGGTGAACGGCCACACGCGCTGA